CCCTCTGGACTGCTCGATATAACGGTTCGGCAAATAGCAATGATGAGGCGCAAGCCTGCGCATTGGATGATTCTGGATATGTTTATGTGAGTGGAGAATCCTACAATGGTTCCAACGACGACATCTTTACTATTAAATATAATCCTGTTACTGGCGATACAGTCTGGACCCGGAGATTTAATAAAAGTGCCGATGGAGCTTATGGGTGTGCGGTTGATGGTTTGGGAAATCTTTATGTAACCGGACATTCTGGTTCCGCAGATATCACAATTAAATACAATGCAATTAACGGTGACACGGTGTGGACCCGCAGTTACAACGGCCCGGTCAGTTGCGATGGTTATGCCTATGCTTGTGCGGTTGATAGTGCGGGAAACCTTTATGTGGTCGGAGAATCAAATTATAATGGCACCAACGACTACCTTATATATAAAGCACAACGGACATTAGTAACACAATTAATTGCCGCCGAGGATAGTGTGAATTATAACTACCTGACAATAAAATACAATACAGCTACTGGTGATACGATATGGACCAGGATATTTGATGGCTCGGTCATTGGCGGTAGTTATGCCCATGCTTGCGCGGTTGATGATTCAGGAAACCTGTATGTAACCGGGTATTCCTACCCCGACTATCTAACCATTAAATATAATGCAGATACCGGAGATACACTATGGACCGCGCGTTATTACCCCGGCTCATCTTATAGTAATGCTGCCTGTGTGGTTGATGGTTCTGGAAATCTTTATGTCGTAGGATATACATACAATGGCGTAAACGCTGACTACCTTACTATTAAATATGATCCAGTTACTGGGGATA
The genomic region above belongs to candidate division TA06 bacterium and contains:
- a CDS encoding T9SS type A sorting domain-containing protein is translated as MKRSKFIFAFVTLLLAFGMTQKVYAQPPDTLWTARYNGSANSNDEAQACALDDSGYVYVSGESYNGSNDDIFTIKYNPVTGDTVWTRRFNKSADGAYGCAVDGLGNLYVTGHSGSADITIKYNAINGDTVWTRSYNGPVSCDGYAYACAVDSAGNLYVVGESNYNGTNDYLIYKAQRTLVTQLIAAEDSVNYNYLTIKYNTATGDTIWTRIFDGSVIGGSYAHACAVDDSGNLYVTGYSYPDYLTIKYNADTGDTLWTARYYPGSSYSNAACVVDGSGNLYVVGYTYNGVNADYLTIKYDPVTGDTIWTLRYNGPDNSVDAAFGCAVDGSGNLYVTGVSSNGANYDYLTIKYNTSTGVEGMPGDSIQRIPLRLVQNSPNPFSHATTIKYQIPQAGNVSLKVYNVAGQLVKTLIDENSNSLRNREGREGSVTWDGRDRNNQQVSNGIYFYQLQAGDKQATKKLIKLK